The stretch of DNA TTGCTGGCGATGTAGCGCTTCGCCTTCGCGGACAGCTGCTTTTCCAGCTCTTCAGGCGTCCACTGGCAGTTGATCATGACGGTGCCGCCGGGCTTCACGTCGTAGACGATCGGGAAGTCCTTCGTGATGTAGGCGGGCGTGTGGCAGGCCACGAAGTCGGCCTTGTTGACGTAGTACGGCGCACGGATGGGCGCGTCGCCGAAGCGCAGGTGCGAAATGGTGACGCCGCCGGTCTTCTTCGAGTCGTACTGGAAGTAAGCCTGGACATACTTATCGGTGTGGTCGCCGATGATCTTGATGGAGTTCTTGTTCGCGCCGACGGTGCCGTCGCCGCCCAAGCCCCAGAACTTGCACTCGATGGTGCCCGGCGCCGCCGTGTTGGGGGCGTCGGCAGGCTCTTCGAGCGACAGGTTCGTCACGTCGTCGACGATGCCGATCGTGAATTCGCGGCGCGGCTCGTCTTTCGCGAGCTCGGAATACACCGCGAACACCGACGCGGGCGGGGTGTCCTTCGAGCCGAGGCCGTAACGGCCGCCGATGACCTGGATGCCTTCGACGCCCTCGTGCACGAGCGCGTTGACGACGTCTTGGTACAGCGGCTCGCCGATGGAGCCCGGCTCCTTCGTGCGGTCGAGCACGGCCATCTTCTTGCAGGTGGCCGGGATGGCCTCCACGAAGCGCTTCGTCACGAACGGACGGTACAGGCGCACCTTGATGAGGCCCACCTTCTCGCCCTGGGCGTTGAGGTAGTCGACCACTTCCTCGGCCACTTCGCTGAACGACCCCATGACCACGATGACGCGGTCGGCGTCCGGTGCGCCGTAGTAGTTGAACAGCTGATAGTCGGTGCCGAGGCGGGCGTTGACGGCGTCCATGCATTCCTCGACGATGGCCGGCAGCGCGTCATAGGTGCCGTTGCACGCCTCGCGGTGCTGGAAGAAGATGTCGCCGTTTTCATGGCTGCCGCGCATGGCCGGACGCTCGGGATTGAGCGCGTGGTCACGGAACGCCTGCACAGCGTCCATGTCGCACATCTCGGCCAGGTCGGCGTAGTCCCACACGGCGACCTTCTGGATTTCGTGGGACGTGCGGAACCCGTCGAAGAAGTTGAGGAACGGCACGTGGCCTTTGATGGCGGACAAGTGCGCCACGGCGGACAGGTCCATGACTTCCTGCACGCTGCCTTCGGCGAGCATCGCGAAGCCGGTCTGGCGGCAGGCCATGACATCGGAGTGGTCTCCGAAGATGTTGAGGGCATGGGTGGCCACGGTGCGTGCGGACACGTGGAACACGCAGGGAAGCTGCTCGGCAGCGATCTTGTACATGTTGGGGATCATGAGAAGCAGGCCCTGGGAAGCCGTGTAGGTGGTGGTCAGCGCACCGGCGGCCAGCGACCCGTGCACGGTGCCGGCGGCGCCGCCTTCAGACTGCATCTCGCAAACCTTGACCTGCGTGCCGAAGATGTTCTTCCGACCCGCGGCAGACCACTGGTCGACGAGGTCTGCCATAGGGCTTGACGGGGTGATAGGGTAAATGCCGGCAACTTCAGTGAACGCATAGGACACATAAGCCGCAGCAGTGTTGCCGTCCATTGACTTGAATTCTCTCGCCATGTTCTCTCCTTTGGCAGGGATCTGCTCGAACGAGCATGCTCATCTTGTGACAAAGTCACCTACCGTTTCATAATAGCCGAGGGATCGAGGCATCGGGCCCACTCCGGCCGGATTGCCGCGTTCCCGCGAGTCCTTTTCGGTAATCGGAAACCGAGCCCCGTTCTTTTCCCTGATCAATTTAGTCATATAAATTGTTGCTTATTTGTTAATCATTCGTTAGCTGACTTACATAATCCCAGGTCAGACTATCTCTATCTAAGAAGATCAACGTTACAGTTCATCACGAATTCGCCATTGCCGATGTTCGCCAAAATTCTATCTGCATAATGAGGCGTGTCGTGCTATGCGTGCGCACTGTTTGAGCATCGCCACGCATGTTTCGGCGATGTTCGCATGATCCGAATGGAGGGAACCTATGCATCAGTTTTCTAGCAACAAGCCCCTGTCTCGCCGTGTTTTCGTCGCAGGCGGCGCCATCGCCGCGGCGGGCGCCAGCTTGGCACTGGCCGGTTGCAGCTCGGGCAGCCCGTCTTCCGACACCGCCCCTGAAAGCTCCACCGAGCCTGCCGATTCCGGCACCGCCGAAAGCGCGGGCGGCGGCGAACTTCGCGCGGCCATGAGCTATCAGACGGACAACTTCTTGCCGCTGAACAACTCGTCGGGCCTTGCCCAGGGCGCCAACTGGAACGTCATCGAAGGCCTGTACATGCTCGACATGTCCACCATGAAGCCTTACCCGGCGCTGGCCGACGGCGAACCGGTGCAGATCTCCGACACCGAGTACGAGGTGAAGCTGCGCGAGGGCGCGAAGTTCTCCGACGGCACCGCCGTGACCGCGAGTGACGTCGCGGAATCCTACAGCCGCACCGTGAACGCCGACGGCTCGCTCTACGCCCCGATGCTCGCCTTCATCGACTCGATGGAAGCCAAGGACGACGCCACCGTCACCATCAAGCTGAACACGCCCACCTCGCTGCTCACCACGCGTTTGGCGCTGGCGCTCGTCGTGCCCACCGCGGCGACCGACGAAGAGCTCACCGCCAAGCCGGTCGGCTCCGGCCCCTACATGTACGACACGCTCAACGGCCAGGACGGCGGCCAGCTCGTGTTCGTGCCGAACCCCAACTACAACGGCGCCCACCCGGCCACCTGCGACAAGCTCACCTACGACATCATCATCGACGACACCGCCCGCACCACCGCGCTCACCGACGGCACCGTCCAGATCATGGAAAACGTGCCTTCGAACCTGATCGCGCAGGCATCGTCCACCGGCGCCGTCACTGAAAACGCCATGGGATTCGCCGTGGGCTTCATGATGTTCAACACGAAGAAGAAGCCGTTCGACGACGTGCGCGTGCGTCAAGCGTTCCTGTACGCCATCGACTACGACAAGATGATCATGAACGCCCTGCCCGACGTCGCCACCAAGCCCGACAGCTTCCTGCCGGCCACGCATGCCTCCTACACCGGGCCGGCGACGAACGACTACGCCTACGACATGGACAAGGCCAAGCAGCTGCTTGACGAGGCGGGCGTGTCCGGCCTGTCCATCGTCATCGACACCACCGACGCCGGCTGGATCAAGGCCATGGCCCCGCAGATCCAGTCCAACCTGAAGGAGCTCGGCATCGACGCCGAAATCTCTTCGCAGGCTTCCAGCTCGCTGTATGCGAACCGCTGCGACACCGACGACGACGTGCAGCCGTTCGACATCGTCGTGGCCCCGGGCGATCCGGGCTGCTTCGGCACCGACCCCGACCTGCTGATGAACTGGTGGTACGGGGACAACAGCTGGACCCAGAAGCGCTCTTCTTGGAAGGACTCCGAAGGCTACAACAAGCTGCACGAGCTCATGGACGCGGCGTTCGCCGCCGAGGGCGAAGAGCAGAAGGCCAAGTGGGCCGAGTGCTTCGACCTGCTGTCCGAAGAAGTGCCGCTGTATCCGCTGGTGCACCGCCAGGTCGTGACCGCGTACTACGCCGACAAGGTGAAGAACTTCATCCCCATCGGCTCTACCGGCCTGCGCTTCCTGGACGTGTCCCCGGCGTAAGAACGCCCCGGCTGACCAAGCCATTGCGCTGGCTGTTCGCACACAAAGAAGTCGCCCCGTTCGGGGCGGCTTCTTTTTTAGGAAAACGCTGGTCGCCGCCGGGGCCTTCCCCGCACCGCCGCGCTGCAGCGGTGTGCGGTACGGTGCAAGGGTGCAGCGCTACGAAAAACGATGACTAATTCAGTCAGCTTTTAGGCGCAGACCGGTGCCTTGCCCGAAGTCGACCGTCTCGTCGGCCGCTTCTACGATGTCGTCCCACGTGCGGCCGTTGTCGCAGTCGCGCACGCCCACCACAAAGCAGCCGGCCTGCGCAGCCGATCGCACGGCATACAGGGCATCTTCGTACACGGCCACCTCGGCAGGAGCCGCCCCCAGCCGCCGCGCCGCCTCCTGATAGATGTCGGGCTCTCGCTTGCTCTTGCCCACATCGGCGCAGGTGAGCACGAACTCGAACCAATCCGCAATGCCTTCGCGAGCCAGCAGCGCCTCCACAAGCGCCCGCGCCGTCACCGTAGCCACCGCCATGCGCACGCCGCAGCTGCGCAAGCGCTCAAGATGCGCCCGCGCCCCTGGTTTCAGGCCGATGTCGTTGCGGTAGTGGGCCTCCATGACGCCGTTCATGCCCGCCGCGATGTCATTCGGCGTCTTGTCGGGCAGAAAGCGCTCGTGCATGTAGCGGGCCGTCTCTTCCATCGTCATGGCTTCGATGACAGGGCGAATCTCGTCGACACCTTCCGTCATCCCCAGACCAGCCAGGTATTCCGGCCCCACTTCCGCCCAGTAGCCCATTGAATCGACCAGCGTCCCATCCAGATCGAACACGGCGAAAAGCTTGTCCATGGATCGTTCTCCTTTTGTCGGGTCAACACATTTTTGTGCGCCTGCACAAGCAACAAGCCAAGGTTCACCTGAAGTGAAATGTTGCCGAAACGGGTTTTCGATCGCGGCGCGATCGACTTTGTCAGCTCGGCCATTCTAGCATTTTCGCCTTTCTTGTGCGTCGTATGCGTCGCGCCTTGCGTTTTCGAAGATGTGACAATCTTGCGCTATCCGACAAGCAACCCGGTGCGCGTCTACAACACGGAACGGACCCTCTGCGGCGCATGCCGTCGTCAGATCCCCAGCGCGGTCAGGGGGATGACGTAGACGCCGCTTTCCACGTCGCGGCGGGCCATCTCCCCGGCCCCGACGATCACAGCCATGAAGGACGGATCAGGGTTTCGGGCCGCCGGATTGGCCGCCACCTTCTTTCGCAGTCGCGTCAGCGCCCTCACGCCGTCGGGCACCTTGTTCTCGCCCAGCTTCACCTCCAGCGCGGCCCACCGCCCGTCCCGCAGCTCTATGACGGCGTCGACTTCCAGGCCGTCAGAATCCCGATAGTAGTGAAGCGGGTCGAGCGGGGCGCCCGGGACGGCAGACGCATAAACGGTCAGGTCGTGGATGCACAGCGACTCGAACAGCAGGCCAAACAGCTGCCCGTCGGACAAAAGCCGCGCCGCGTCCGCCTGCAGGAGGCTGGCCGCCAGCGAAGGGTCGGCAAAGTAGCGCTTGGGCTTCGTGCGCAGGCGGCTCTTCGAGCGAATAGGCGCGTCCCACCCGGACACCGGCTGCACCAGGTAGAGCGACTCGAAGGCGGAAATGTACCGGGAGACGGCGTTCTTCTCAGCCTCGGACGGCTCACCGCCGAACGCGTCGCTTGCGACGGTCTGCAGCTTGGCAGCCGTGCCGGCGTTGCGGGCCAGCGAACGCGCCACGCTCCACGCTACAGAAGAATCCAGCCCGCGTTTCGGAAAGCTGACATCGAACACCGCGTCGAGGTAGGCATCGAGGTAGGCCGACGAACTTCGAGGCACCTGCTGCAGCGCCGGCCAGCCGCCGCGGCAGATCGCCTTCGCGAGAGGCTCGAGGGTCTGCTGCACCAAGATCGGCTCGAAGCGACCGTCGAAAAGCCCTGACAAGGAGACGGCGCCGCTCGACTCCCCCGTCTCGAGCAGCGTCATCGTGCTCATGCGCAGCTTGGCTATGCGACCTGCGCCGCTGTGGCTGACGGCATCTTTTTTCAAGGACGACGATCCTGTCAAGATGAACCGTCCTGGCCGCCCGTCCTCGTCGACCGCGTCCCTCACAGCGTCCCACACGCCCGGTACGTCCTGCCATTCGTCGACGACGTGCGGACTTTTGCCTAACAGGGCTGTCGTGGGGTCTGCTTCGACAATGCGCTTGACGGCGTCTCTGCCGAGACGGGTCACGCTCTCCCCAAAGGAAAGGGACGTCCAGGTCTTTCCGCACCACATGGGACCGGCGATCTCCACAGCGCCGAAAAGGTCGAGGACCTTTGACACTTGGGCATCGCATATCCGGGGCAGATACCCGGCCGGCTTCAGGCTTCCTTGTTGCATACCACTCCTCCTTTGAGGACACATAGCGTCCAGAGGATTATCATAATAGGAAACAGAGGATTTTTTCAATAGGAAACAGAGGATCAGGCAGAGTCGGGTCGGACGTGGACGTTGCAAGAAAGCACTGTTCATGCAAGCACATGATCTTTCGTGAGACGAGGCTTCGGCAGTGCCCGCTTCCGTCTCTGCCGACTGGGCGGTCGGCAATCAAAGCACCTTTGCGACAACCTTTGAGGCCACGGCATTAGCCGGCTGGCGTCGGACAGCTACGGCCCTGACACGGCGACTGCTGGCGACACCGACCCCGACCTGCTGATGAACTGGTGGTACGGGGACAACAGCTGGACCCAGAAGCGCTCTTCCTGGAAGGACTCTCCTGGACGTGTCCCCGGCGTAAGAACGTCCCGACTGGCCAAGCCATTGCGCCGGCTGTCCGCGCACAAAGAAGTCGCCCCGTTCGGGGCGACTTCTTTGTGGGAAAACGCTGGTCGCTGCCGGGGCCTCCTAGGCAAGCGCCGGCAGGCTGGCCGCCGCGACCGACTGGCCGACGCGGCGCATCATCTCGTCAGGCAGCGTCACGTTGATGGCGTCCGCCAGCTCGGGGTATTCCGCCGCCAGCACTTCGTTGCACACGTCCACGACCAGGTCGCCGCCGACGCCCGACGCCACGCGCCCAAGCACGAGCAGCGTCTTGATCTCGTAAAACGAGCTGTACAGCACCAGAGTGTGCGCCAGATACGTGCCGATGCTGCGGAAGATGTCAAGCGCGCCTTCGTGCCCGTCGTTGGCAAGGCCTTGGACCACCTTCAGCTTTTCGGCCGGCGACAGTTCGGCGTCGAGCGAAATGCCCGCGGCCGGCGCCAGCTTGATGACGGCGTCCTGGCTGAAGTACTTGCAGCCCACGCCGAAGTCGCCCGACCACTCGTCCTGCATGGCGCGCGGAGACAGGTCAACCGGCGCGAAGGCCAGCTCGTTGATCCAGCCGAGCACGTTGCCTTCGTCGTTCACGTAGCCCACGGCCTCGCTCGTGCCCATGGCGATGCCCAAAATGTCGCCACGGCCCGTGGACATGAAGCCGGCAAGGGCAGTCACGTCGCCGTCGTTGGCCACGACGAGCGGCACGTCGCCGATTTCCGCGCCGGCGCGGTCGTAGATGGATTTCACCAGGTCGCGCTGTTCGCGCGGCACCTTGATGAACAGCGACGCCACCATGGGACTGTTGCCCACGAACGTGCCGGCGCTCGACACGCCGATGGCGTCCACGCGCGGCATCTTCGACGCGGCCGTCTTGAACGCGGTCACGATCTCGTTGAAGTGGTATTCCGGATCTTCGGTGATCTTCGGAAACCAGACCACCTCTTCGGAGTACACCGGCTCGCCGTCGATGACGGCCGACACCTTGCGGTCGGACCCGCCGGCGTCAAACCCGATGCGGCAGCCCTCCATGTGCCCGCCGATGGCCTTGGCGCCTTCGTTGGCTGCAGGAAACGTCTCGGGCGTGCAGGCGATCACCTCGAGCGGGCGCTCGTAGACGTCCATGACGAACCCGTAGTCGAACGCGCGGGAGCCCTCGGGCGAGTACGCTTCGGCCAGGCGGGCGGCGATGTCGTCGCAGCCCTGGATGTAGACGCGGAAGCCGCCGATGGACCACAGCTCGAACTTCACGAGCCGCTCGACGTAACGAAAGTTTGCCTCGGCAAACTCAGGCCCGCGAACGGCGGATTCCCGCACGGACACCAAGCCGTCTTCGCGCTCGACCGCAATGCGGATCGGCCGGTCGGTCCCTTCAAGGTAGGCCTTCATCCACACGCCGAAAGGGATGAAGCCGGGGTCGAGCTTCGGAGCGGTTTTCAGCTCGTAATCGATGCCCAAGTAGTTCATGATCGTCAGTCTCCTAAAATCTCGTTGAGTATTTGCTCGGTCATGCACAGCGCTCGCGGCACGTGGAACGGGCCTTTGAACGTGGAACCTTTCGTGGGCGGCTCGGTCGGCAGGCCATCGCGGCGCAAGTAGCCGTACCACTCGCCGAACTCGGGGTCGGCGAAGTGGGCCTTGCAGTATTTGAGCGTGCGCACAAGCCAGTCGCGGAAGTACGGATCGCCCGTGTCGCGATAGGCCATCGACGCCGCGATCATGATCTCGTTGTGCGGCCACCACAGCTTCATGTCGTGCTCGTAGGCCTCGGGCGGCTTGCCGCAGGCGTCGATGAAGTAGAGCAGCCCGCCGTATTTGTCGTCCCAGCCGGCCTCGATGGCCAGGCGGAACATGTCGCGGGCCGTGGCGTGCAGCTCTTCGTCGCCGCGGTGGTTGGCCTCTTGCATCATGAACCAGCTGCACTCGATGTCATGCCCCGGGTTCACGACGCGACCCGCGGTGTAGTCGAGTTCCGGCTCGCCTTCAAGGTTGACGCTTTCGAGCGTGCAGCCCAGCTCGGGCCGGTAATGCTCGCGCACGATGCGGTCGGTGCACTCGCGGGCGTGCCGGTCGTATTCCTCCGCATGGGCGGCGTCGACGCGGCGCATGATCGAAATGATGTTGAGGAAGATCATCGGATCCCCCAGCGCCCGTCCCGCGCGCGTTGCCGCGATGGTCTTCGGACCGAGGCCCGTCGGGTCTTCGATGAGGCCGTTGTTGAGGTCGTACACCAGCCGATAGGCGCGGCGGGCGCGGGCCAGGCACGCCTCGTCGCCGGTCACGCCGTAGTATTCGGCGTTGGCGATGCAGTAGAACCCTTCCGAAAAGCAGTAGCGGCGCTGACGCAGCGGGCGGCCGTCTGCCGTGACCGTGAAGTAGAGACGGCCGGACGCCTCGCGGTTGATGCAGTGGTCTTCCAAAAACTCCAGGCAGCTCTTCGCCGCCGCCAGCCATTCGGGACGCGTGCCATAGACGTGGCACAGATACGCATAGGTCCACGCGCAACGACCCTGCATCCACGCGTTTTTGTCGGTGGAATACACCGCGCCTTCGCGGTCGAGGCAGGTGTACACGCCGCCGTTGACCGGATCGATGCCGTGCTCGCGCCAAAAGGCCTCGCACGTGTCCAGCTGCTCGCGGATCCAATCGCGCCATACAACCAGTTCGCGGTCGCCTTCTATCTTGTCTGTCACAGGTCCCCCTTTCGTTTGGTCTTTGTAAGCAAAGCTGCCTTCATTCTAGTGCGCGAAGGCTCAAGCGGCGAAACTGTCAGCCAACCGTTGGCGCTGCACACGGCCGGAAAACCCGCGCTCACGCGCAGAAGGTGCTACGGCCACGCCCGGTGAAAAAAGCGCCGGCTCGGTGCGCCGGCGCTTCAAAACCGCTTGTCGCGCCCAGACAGTCCTACATCGTGGACGCTTCCCCGCTTGGCGGCACCACGTCGCGCTTTTCCGCGGCGGACTGCTGCGCCTGTTCGATCGAGTCGCCGATGACGCAGCGGCACTTGCCATTCGGCTTGCCGCCGTGCATGAGGCCTTCGCATTCGAGCACCTGCACAATATGGTCGACGTCTTCGCCGGCAAGGGGCTGCACCGGCTCGCGCATCTGGTTCGTGTTGAACACGCCCATCTGCCACAGGGCCGTCTTGAAGGCGCCTACGCCAGCGCCGAAGCCGACGGTCGCCTTCACGCGGCGCGTGATGAACATGAGGCGCGCCAGATGGTCCTGCAGCACGCGCACGCGCTCCCAGTCGCCGGCGCACGCCGCCTGCCACTGCTCCACGTAGCTGTACGGGTCAACGTTGGCCAGGCCCGGCACCGATCCGTCGGCGCCGGCCAGATACGCGCCGTCGACGCACACCTCGTGCCCGGTCAGCAGCTGCAGCGGATGGCCGGCGTCCTCGTTTTCAAGCACCATCCAGCGGAAGGCCACGTCGTCGCCGCTGGAATCCTTCACGCCCTGCAGCACGCCGTCTTTGCCCAGGCGCACGAGCATCGTGGGATCGAGCTTGGTGTGCACGCATACCGGCAGGTCGTAGGCGAACAGCGGCAGGTCCGTGTGCTCGCGAATGGCGCGGAAGTGGCGCTCCACTTCCTTCGGGCCGCCGAGCGCATAGAAGGGGGCCGTGGCCACCACCGCGTCAACGCCATAGCTTTCGGCGCGTTTCACCTGGTCGACCACGCGCATGGTCTCCATGTCGATGACGCCCGCCATGAGCGGCACGCGCCCGTTGACGGCCGCCGCCGCCTCTTGAAAAATGTGCTGGCGCTGGGCGTCGGTCATAAAGGCGACCTCACCGCTCGATCCCAGAAAGAACAGCCCGTCGACGCCGGCATCGATCATGCGGTTGATCGTGCGGTGCAAGGCTTCGACGTCGAGATGCCGGTCCTTGTCGAGGGGGATGACGACGGGAGGCACCACGCCCCTGAATTTCGACGCGTCCATCATGTCTGACACCTACTTTCCCAAATCCGGATGCAGCAACGAGGGCGCCGCGCTCAAAAGCAGGCGCGTGTAGTCGTCGGTCGGGTTCTCGAACACGCGCGCCGCCGGGCCCTCTTCGACGATGCGGCCGCCGTTCATGACGATGATCCGGTCCGAGATATAGCGAACGGTCTGAATGTCGTGGCTGATGAACACCATCGACAGACCGAGTTCGTGCTTAAGGTCCATGAGCAGGTTCAAAATCTGCGCACGCACCGACACGTCAAGGGCGCTGGTAGGCTCGTCGGCGATGATGGCGTCGGGCTTGAGTGCAAGGGCGCGGGCGATGGCGACGCGCTGGCGCTGGCCGCCGGACATCTGCCCGGGCAGCGCCTCCAGCACCGAGCGCGGCAGGCCCACCATTTCGATGAGCTCGAGCACGCGCTGCTCGCGCGACTGCTTGTCGCCGATGCCATGCACCCGCAGCGGGTCCATGAGCTGGTCTTGCACGGTCATGCGGGCGTTCAGGGCCGTCGCCGGATCTTGGAACACCACCGAGATGACGCGGCCGATGAGCTTGCGCTGGGCGGCCGTGCGCTTCGTGACATCCTCGCCCTTGAAGTACACCTTGCCCGTCGTCGGCTGCTGCAGGCCACACATAATGTTTGCCGTGGTTGACTTTCCGCAGCCGGACTCGCCCACGATGCCGAGCGTCTTGCCGGGCATGAGCCGCAAGGACAGGTCGTTCACTGCCGTGACCTTGTTCGGATGCAGGATGGATCCGGTGCGCGTCTTGAACACCACCGACACGTGGTCAAGGAAGATGATCGGGGTTTCGTTTTCGACAATGACCTCCACCGATTCCACCGTGCCGGCCGGCGTCTCCACCACGCTTTCGATGACGACCTCTTTGGTCACCACGCCGTTGTATTCGTTCTTTGCGTCACTCATAGCAACTGTCCTCCTGGAGCCGGCGGGTTGGGATTGATGCCCAAGCGGACAAGCTCGGGGTCAGGCAATTCGCCGTAGTAATGGTCCGTTCCCGGAATGCGCTTCAAAACCGGGCGCACGTCGGAGACGATCTCCGGATGGCTGGAGCGTGGCACGAAGCGGTCGCCCTTGGGGAAGTCCGCCGGGCTGGGAACCGAGCCGGGGACCTGGTGCAGGCGGGCGCCGCCGGCCTCGATGGAAAGCACCGAGCCGAGCAGGCCACGCGTGTACTCGTGGACAGGCCCCTGCAAAATGTCTTTGACCGGACCTTGCTCGACCACCTGGCCTGCGTACATGACCGTGATGGAGTTAGCCACTTCCGCAACGAGCGCCAGGTCGTGGCTGACGAACACCATGGCGAACCCCAGTTCGGCCTGCAGGTCATTCAGCAGGTTGATGACCTGCTTCTGCACGGTCACGTCAAGGGCGGTGGTAGGCTCGTCGGCGATGATGACCTTCGGGTCGCGGGTGAGCGCCATGGCGATGAGCACGCGCTGGCGCTGGCCGCCGGAAAGCTCGTGGGGGTAAGAATCCAGCGTGCGCTTCGGATCAAGCCCCACCAATTCCAACAGGTCTTCGGCACTGCGGGTGCCGCCGCGAGTCGTCAGCTGCTTCATTTGCGACTTGATGAGCATGGAGGGGTTGAGCGAAGACAGCGCGTCTTGGTAGATCATGGCGATTTCCGTGCCGCGCAGGTCGTTCATTTCCTTCGGCGACAAGTCGAGCAGGTTCACGCCGTTGTAGAGGATCTCGCCAGACACCTTCGCGCGCTTGTCGAGCAAGCCCATGATCGTGAGCGACGTGATGGACTTGCCGCAGCCCGACTCGCCCACCAGCCCCATGGTCTGATGCGGGCGCACCACGAAGTTCACGTGGTCGACCACGTCCACATCGCCGTGGCGCGGGAACTTGATGCACAAGTCCTTGACCTCGAGGATGGGCGGCGTGTCGGTGTCGGCTTCGAAGCGGTCCGTCCGCTTGTCTTCCATCGCCCGCAAATCGGCCAAGCGCTTCTCAAGCGAGGCGGCCTGCGCCTTGTAGGCCAGCGTCGGGT from Xiamenia xianingshaonis encodes:
- a CDS encoding ABC transporter substrate-binding protein; translation: MHQFSSNKPLSRRVFVAGGAIAAAGASLALAGCSSGSPSSDTAPESSTEPADSGTAESAGGGELRAAMSYQTDNFLPLNNSSGLAQGANWNVIEGLYMLDMSTMKPYPALADGEPVQISDTEYEVKLREGAKFSDGTAVTASDVAESYSRTVNADGSLYAPMLAFIDSMEAKDDATVTIKLNTPTSLLTTRLALALVVPTAATDEELTAKPVGSGPYMYDTLNGQDGGQLVFVPNPNYNGAHPATCDKLTYDIIIDDTARTTALTDGTVQIMENVPSNLIAQASSTGAVTENAMGFAVGFMMFNTKKKPFDDVRVRQAFLYAIDYDKMIMNALPDVATKPDSFLPATHASYTGPATNDYAYDMDKAKQLLDEAGVSGLSIVIDTTDAGWIKAMAPQIQSNLKELGIDAEISSQASSSLYANRCDTDDDVQPFDIVVAPGDPGCFGTDPDLLMNWWYGDNSWTQKRSSWKDSEGYNKLHELMDAAFAAEGEEQKAKWAECFDLLSEEVPLYPLVHRQVVTAYYADKVKNFIPIGSTGLRFLDVSPA
- a CDS encoding HAD family hydrolase, which gives rise to MDKLFAVFDLDGTLVDSMGYWAEVGPEYLAGLGMTEGVDEIRPVIEAMTMEETARYMHERFLPDKTPNDIAAGMNGVMEAHYRNDIGLKPGARAHLERLRSCGVRMAVATVTARALVEALLAREGIADWFEFVLTCADVGKSKREPDIYQEAARRLGAAPAEVAVYEDALYAVRSAAQAGCFVVGVRDCDNGRTWDDIVEAADETVDFGQGTGLRLKAD
- a CDS encoding ATP-binding protein, with the translated sequence MQQGSLKPAGYLPRICDAQVSKVLDLFGAVEIAGPMWCGKTWTSLSFGESVTRLGRDAVKRIVEADPTTALLGKSPHVVDEWQDVPGVWDAVRDAVDEDGRPGRFILTGSSSLKKDAVSHSGAGRIAKLRMSTMTLLETGESSGAVSLSGLFDGRFEPILVQQTLEPLAKAICRGGWPALQQVPRSSSAYLDAYLDAVFDVSFPKRGLDSSVAWSVARSLARNAGTAAKLQTVASDAFGGEPSEAEKNAVSRYISAFESLYLVQPVSGWDAPIRSKSRLRTKPKRYFADPSLAASLLQADAARLLSDGQLFGLLFESLCIHDLTVYASAVPGAPLDPLHYYRDSDGLEVDAVIELRDGRWAALEVKLGENKVPDGVRALTRLRKKVAANPAARNPDPSFMAVIVGAGEMARRDVESGVYVIPLTALGI
- a CDS encoding ROK family protein encodes the protein MNYLGIDYELKTAPKLDPGFIPFGVWMKAYLEGTDRPIRIAVEREDGLVSVRESAVRGPEFAEANFRYVERLVKFELWSIGGFRVYIQGCDDIAARLAEAYSPEGSRAFDYGFVMDVYERPLEVIACTPETFPAANEGAKAIGGHMEGCRIGFDAGGSDRKVSAVIDGEPVYSEEVVWFPKITEDPEYHFNEIVTAFKTAASKMPRVDAIGVSSAGTFVGNSPMVASLFIKVPREQRDLVKSIYDRAGAEIGDVPLVVANDGDVTALAGFMSTGRGDILGIAMGTSEAVGYVNDEGNVLGWINELAFAPVDLSPRAMQDEWSGDFGVGCKYFSQDAVIKLAPAAGISLDAELSPAEKLKVVQGLANDGHEGALDIFRSIGTYLAHTLVLYSSFYEIKTLLVLGRVASGVGGDLVVDVCNEVLAAEYPELADAINVTLPDEMMRRVGQSVAAASLPALA
- a CDS encoding AGE family epimerase/isomerase; translation: MTDKIEGDRELVVWRDWIREQLDTCEAFWREHGIDPVNGGVYTCLDREGAVYSTDKNAWMQGRCAWTYAYLCHVYGTRPEWLAAAKSCLEFLEDHCINREASGRLYFTVTADGRPLRQRRYCFSEGFYCIANAEYYGVTGDEACLARARRAYRLVYDLNNGLIEDPTGLGPKTIAATRAGRALGDPMIFLNIISIMRRVDAAHAEEYDRHARECTDRIVREHYRPELGCTLESVNLEGEPELDYTAGRVVNPGHDIECSWFMMQEANHRGDEELHATARDMFRLAIEAGWDDKYGGLLYFIDACGKPPEAYEHDMKLWWPHNEIMIAASMAYRDTGDPYFRDWLVRTLKYCKAHFADPEFGEWYGYLRRDGLPTEPPTKGSTFKGPFHVPRALCMTEQILNEILGD
- a CDS encoding dihydrodipicolinate synthase family protein, which codes for MDASKFRGVVPPVVIPLDKDRHLDVEALHRTINRMIDAGVDGLFFLGSSGEVAFMTDAQRQHIFQEAAAAVNGRVPLMAGVIDMETMRVVDQVKRAESYGVDAVVATAPFYALGGPKEVERHFRAIREHTDLPLFAYDLPVCVHTKLDPTMLVRLGKDGVLQGVKDSSGDDVAFRWMVLENEDAGHPLQLLTGHEVCVDGAYLAGADGSVPGLANVDPYSYVEQWQAACAGDWERVRVLQDHLARLMFITRRVKATVGFGAGVGAFKTALWQMGVFNTNQMREPVQPLAGEDVDHIVQVLECEGLMHGGKPNGKCRCVIGDSIEQAQQSAAEKRDVVPPSGEASTM
- a CDS encoding ABC transporter ATP-binding protein; translation: MSDAKNEYNGVVTKEVVIESVVETPAGTVESVEVIVENETPIIFLDHVSVVFKTRTGSILHPNKVTAVNDLSLRLMPGKTLGIVGESGCGKSTTANIMCGLQQPTTGKVYFKGEDVTKRTAAQRKLIGRVISVVFQDPATALNARMTVQDQLMDPLRVHGIGDKQSREQRVLELIEMVGLPRSVLEALPGQMSGGQRQRVAIARALALKPDAIIADEPTSALDVSVRAQILNLLMDLKHELGLSMVFISHDIQTVRYISDRIIVMNGGRIVEEGPAARVFENPTDDYTRLLLSAAPSLLHPDLGK